The following proteins come from a genomic window of Lentimicrobiaceae bacterium:
- the ybaK gene encoding Cys-tRNA(Pro) deacylase gives MHKTNAARILDKQGISYELKEYEVDEDDLSATSAAAKIGEGVNLVFKTLVLLGDKTGIIVAVIPGGAELNLKALAKVSNNKSVAMVHMKELLGITGYIRGGCSPIGMKKNYPTFIHESCRQYNFIYVSAGMRGLQLKIHPDDLVKSCRGMVCSIIL, from the coding sequence ATGCACAAAACCAATGCAGCCCGGATATTGGACAAGCAGGGCATATCTTATGAATTAAAAGAATACGAGGTGGACGAAGATGACCTGAGCGCAACTTCTGCCGCCGCTAAAATAGGGGAAGGTGTTAACCTTGTATTTAAAACGCTGGTGCTCCTTGGCGATAAAACGGGCATTATTGTGGCAGTGATTCCCGGCGGGGCGGAACTGAACCTGAAAGCCCTGGCAAAAGTCAGCAACAACAAGAGTGTGGCAATGGTACATATGAAAGAACTTTTGGGCATTACCGGTTATATCCGTGGCGGATGTTCACCCATTGGGATGAAAAAAAACTACCCAACTTTTATTCACGAGAGTTGCCGGCAGTACAATTTCATTTATGTAAGTGCCGGTATGCGAGGACTGCAACTAAAAATTCATCCGGATGACCTGGTGAAGAGTTGCCGGGGAATGGTTTGTAGTATAATACTTTAA
- a CDS encoding Rrf2 family transcriptional regulator yields MSKIISLSEAASIGIHGVVLIAQSESLMNVQHIADATGSSRHHVAKIMQRLVKDGYLTSSRGPSGGFSLKKPASEINLLQIYESIEGKVEKPECPVGNTICPFDKCLMGGVVTTLTNDFGNYLQSQTIDKFLKK; encoded by the coding sequence ATGTCGAAAATAATTTCGTTGTCAGAAGCCGCCTCCATAGGTATTCATGGAGTTGTATTGATTGCCCAATCAGAAAGTTTAATGAATGTTCAGCACATAGCTGATGCTACCGGTTCTTCGAGGCATCATGTTGCCAAGATAATGCAACGTCTTGTAAAAGATGGATATTTAACTTCCAGCCGTGGTCCTTCCGGTGGTTTTTCCTTAAAAAAGCCAGCTTCCGAAATCAATCTTCTGCAAATTTATGAATCCATTGAAGGAAAAGTTGAAAAACCTGAATGCCCTGTTGGTAACACCATCTGCCCTTTCGACAAATGCCTTATGGGAGGTGTAGTTACTACTCTTACCAACGACTTTGGCAATTATTTGCAAAGTCAAACCATTGATAAATTCCTAAA
- a CDS encoding isocitrate/isopropylmalate family dehydrogenase, with the protein MAKRTIVTMPGDGIGKIVLEQAIRVLDAAGFEAEYVHGNIGWEFWCKEGNPFPDRTIELLKKHKIALFGAITSKPKDKAAAELAPELQDKGFVYYSPIVSMRQMFDLDICKRPCKTFKGNPLNFIRRGKDGEIVEPVIDTMIFRQNTEGLYSGVEWTNPPDQVYDALMTHPKFKQNFAWCPRPELAVSTRIFTKKHTERIVREAFEYAKEKGFKSITVCEKPNVIRETSGMMLKIAQDMAKNEYPDIRVDNTNIDAQMMWLTKNPEKYNVIVAGNMFGDIVSDGFAGLIGGLGFACSANIGKDVAVFEPTHGSAPKYADYEVPIVNPIAMVMSACMMLDHIGENQISAKIQKAVADVVEEGKVKAYDMMKLSGSPDVIKKGAASTVQMADAIIAKLK; encoded by the coding sequence ATGGCAAAAAGAACTATCGTAACGATGCCCGGCGATGGCATCGGAAAAATTGTACTGGAACAGGCAATCCGTGTATTGGATGCAGCCGGTTTTGAAGCGGAATATGTTCACGGCAATATTGGCTGGGAATTTTGGTGCAAAGAAGGGAATCCTTTTCCCGACCGTACCATTGAATTATTAAAAAAACACAAAATTGCCCTCTTCGGCGCAATTACTTCCAAACCCAAGGACAAGGCTGCTGCTGAACTGGCTCCTGAATTGCAGGATAAAGGGTTTGTTTATTACAGTCCCATCGTTTCCATGCGTCAGATGTTCGACCTCGATATCTGCAAACGTCCATGCAAAACATTCAAAGGAAACCCACTCAACTTTATCCGTCGCGGAAAAGATGGAGAAATTGTAGAACCGGTTATTGATACTATGATCTTCCGCCAGAATACCGAAGGGCTCTACAGTGGGGTGGAATGGACCAATCCTCCTGACCAGGTGTATGATGCTTTAATGACACATCCCAAATTCAAACAGAATTTCGCATGGTGTCCCCGCCCCGAACTGGCTGTTTCCACCCGTATTTTCACTAAAAAACACACCGAACGCATTGTTCGTGAAGCATTCGAATATGCAAAAGAAAAAGGATTCAAATCCATCACTGTTTGCGAAAAGCCCAATGTAATCCGCGAAACTTCCGGAATGATGCTGAAAATAGCCCAGGACATGGCTAAAAATGAATACCCCGATATCCGTGTTGACAATACCAATATTGACGCCCAGATGATGTGGCTGACCAAAAATCCGGAAAAATACAATGTTATCGTTGCCGGAAATATGTTTGGCGACATTGTTTCCGATGGCTTTGCCGGTTTGATTGGCGGTCTTGGATTTGCCTGCAGTGCAAACATTGGTAAAGATGTTGCTGTATTTGAACCAACGCATGGTTCCGCTCCCAAATATGCAGATTATGAAGTTCCCATAGTTAACCCGATTGCAATGGTGATGTCGGCATGTATGATGCTCGACCATATCGGCGAAAACCAGATTTCTGCAAAAATTCAGAAAGCCGTAGCCGACGTTGTGGAAGAAGGCAAAGTAAAAGCTTACGACATGATGAAGCTAAGTGGTTCACCTGATGTTATTAAAAAAGGTGCCGCATCTACCGTACAAATGGCTGATGCAATCATTGCCAAACTGAAATAA
- the wtpA gene encoding tungstate ABC transporter substrate-binding protein WtpA — protein sequence MMRKITLLSLILFSFLLAFPQKPKISGDLVIFHAGSLAVPMKKMIEAFNKEYPNVNVKAEAAGSVASARKITDLNRECDILASADYQVIDKMLIPKYADWNIRFASNEMAIVYTLQSKYADKITRNNWYDILLKKDVLVGRADPNSDPCGYRTVLTCKLAEKYYKKTGLAGKLLAKNNNMMRPKEVDLLALLETQSVDYIFIYKSIAIQHGLKYLALPDNINLKNPAFNKFYSTVNVKINGDKPGEKVIQNGEAMIYGLTILKNAPNRAAAEAFVKFMLDKNKGMKIMQQCGQPSVIPLQSTGYEKLPAELKKFATGNQ from the coding sequence ATGATGAGAAAAATTACTCTGCTTTCGCTTATACTTTTCTCTTTTTTGTTGGCTTTTCCGCAAAAGCCGAAGATCTCCGGCGATCTGGTTATTTTTCATGCCGGGAGTCTGGCGGTTCCCATGAAAAAGATGATTGAAGCTTTCAATAAAGAATATCCCAATGTAAATGTTAAAGCCGAGGCAGCAGGAAGTGTAGCTTCTGCACGTAAGATCACCGATTTGAATCGTGAATGCGACATTCTCGCTTCCGCCGATTACCAGGTGATAGATAAAATGCTTATTCCGAAATATGCCGACTGGAACATCCGTTTTGCCAGCAACGAAATGGCGATTGTTTACACCCTTCAGTCGAAATATGCGGATAAAATTACCCGTAACAACTGGTACGATATTCTTCTGAAAAAAGATGTGCTGGTCGGTAGGGCAGACCCCAACAGCGACCCCTGTGGCTATCGCACGGTTCTGACCTGCAAATTAGCTGAAAAATATTACAAAAAAACTGGTCTTGCCGGAAAGCTGCTGGCAAAAAACAATAACATGATGCGTCCGAAGGAAGTGGACCTTTTGGCTTTGCTCGAAACTCAATCGGTAGATTATATTTTTATTTATAAGTCTATTGCTATCCAGCATGGGCTGAAATATCTTGCGTTGCCCGACAATATTAATCTGAAAAATCCAGCTTTCAATAAGTTTTATTCCACGGTAAATGTGAAAATCAACGGGGATAAACCTGGCGAAAAGGTAATTCAGAACGGAGAAGCCATGATTTACGGACTGACAATTTTGAAAAATGCTCCAAACAGAGCTGCTGCGGAAGCCTTTGTAAAATTTATGCTCGATAAAAACAAAGGCATGAAAATTATGCAACAGTGCGGTCAGCCTTCGGTGATCCCGTTGCAGTCCACGGGTTACGAGAAACTCCCTGCTGAACTAAAAAAATTCGCTACCGGTAATCAATAA
- a CDS encoding LysR family transcriptional regulator, whose protein sequence is MDELPEKFNKYSNVRVNYRIWINAEGGESVLDDEKWQLLQAIDANGSLVAAAEKLGISYRKAWGDMRNAEEILGFCLIEKQRGGAHGGTTTLTEEGKRFVENYEQFHQEFQEAVNQVIIRLKKRLKQGDVPSGL, encoded by the coding sequence ATGGACGAGCTTCCGGAAAAATTCAACAAGTATTCTAACGTCCGTGTAAACTACCGCATCTGGATCAATGCCGAAGGTGGGGAAAGTGTGCTGGATGACGAAAAATGGCAACTTTTGCAAGCCATTGATGCCAATGGTTCGCTTGTCGCTGCCGCGGAAAAGTTAGGAATCAGCTATCGCAAAGCCTGGGGCGACATGCGAAATGCCGAAGAAATTCTTGGCTTTTGTCTTATCGAAAAGCAAAGGGGCGGAGCCCACGGCGGTACAACCACTCTTACGGAAGAAGGAAAACGCTTTGTGGAGAATTACGAACAGTTTCATCAGGAATTTCAGGAGGCGGTTAACCAGGTAATCATACGTTTGAAGAAAAGATTGAAACAGGGGGATGTTCCATCCGGTTTATAA
- a CDS encoding aconitase/3-isopropylmalate dehydratase large subunit family protein: protein MNLIEKILATHASETSVKPGDIIDVYIDTRAARDFGGANVVKNLLDNGLTVADPSKTIFTFDCNPGGSDQKYAANQQYCRLYARQYGIAIHDIDSGIGTHNAIDNGLAWPGCTFVSTDSHANIMGAIGAFGQGMGDQDIAAAWAKGSVWFKVPASVKLNFTGKRPQNVTAKDIVLNLLSIFGANKLLGYSVELCGEAIDRLSLDERITISSMATEMGAIILLFAPTPAVIAELKALTGKEYPIIAADTDAEYEKVFDIDITKFVPMVAKPGHPHDDIPVESVKKQKIDSAFIGSCTNGRMQDLRITAEILRNKKVAPGVVLKIVPATDDIWKLALEEGLIKILKDAGALVSNAGCAGCAAGQVGQNGPNEVTISTGNRNFEGKQGKGFVYLASPAIVAASAVAGYITTPDEIPASPAVFEKKESLKSVISAKEKDTNKPTTVEGRVWFIKKDDIDTDMIFHNRYLTITDIKEMGQYAFDNLEGYKDFAKKAQPGDIVVTTKNFGAGSSRQQAVDCFLSLGISCILAESYGAIYERNAINAALPILTYKPGKMEEIALEEGDKIRVNFLTGEITNITKNRNTLINRFYNVQTKIYQNDGLL, encoded by the coding sequence ATGAATCTGATAGAAAAAATTCTCGCTACCCATGCTTCCGAAACTTCGGTAAAACCGGGTGATATAATTGATGTGTACATTGATACCCGCGCAGCCCGCGACTTTGGCGGAGCCAACGTGGTAAAAAATCTTCTCGACAACGGTTTAACCGTAGCCGACCCGTCCAAAACCATTTTTACTTTCGACTGCAACCCCGGTGGTAGCGACCAGAAATATGCTGCTAACCAGCAATATTGTCGTTTGTACGCCCGCCAGTACGGAATAGCAATTCATGACATTGATAGTGGCATAGGTACCCACAATGCCATTGACAACGGACTTGCCTGGCCAGGATGTACTTTTGTTTCCACCGATTCACATGCCAATATCATGGGTGCCATCGGTGCTTTTGGTCAGGGTATGGGCGATCAGGATATTGCTGCTGCCTGGGCAAAAGGTTCCGTATGGTTTAAAGTTCCGGCTTCCGTAAAGCTGAATTTTACCGGGAAACGCCCTCAAAATGTTACTGCTAAAGATATTGTACTCAACTTGCTTTCCATTTTCGGTGCCAATAAACTCCTGGGATATTCTGTGGAACTTTGCGGAGAAGCAATTGATAGATTATCTCTTGACGAACGCATCACAATATCCTCCATGGCTACCGAAATGGGAGCTATCATACTTCTTTTTGCTCCTACTCCCGCCGTAATCGCCGAACTGAAAGCTCTTACCGGCAAGGAATACCCAATCATAGCTGCTGATACCGATGCTGAATATGAAAAGGTTTTTGATATTGATATTACCAAATTTGTTCCAATGGTGGCAAAACCGGGACATCCGCACGATGACATTCCGGTGGAATCGGTAAAAAAACAAAAGATTGATTCTGCTTTTATCGGTTCGTGTACCAACGGCAGAATGCAGGATTTACGCATTACTGCAGAAATATTAAGAAATAAAAAAGTAGCACCCGGAGTTGTTTTAAAAATTGTTCCGGCTACGGATGATATCTGGAAACTTGCCCTGGAAGAAGGCTTGATTAAAATTTTAAAGGATGCAGGGGCATTGGTTTCCAATGCAGGATGCGCTGGTTGCGCTGCAGGCCAGGTTGGACAAAACGGTCCAAACGAAGTTACCATCAGTACCGGTAACCGTAATTTTGAAGGAAAACAGGGAAAAGGATTTGTTTACCTGGCATCTCCGGCAATAGTTGCTGCTTCGGCAGTTGCCGGCTATATTACTACACCAGACGAAATTCCGGCTTCCCCTGCCGTTTTCGAAAAGAAAGAAAGTCTTAAGTCTGTTATTTCTGCAAAAGAAAAAGATACCAATAAACCTACCACCGTTGAAGGTCGGGTTTGGTTTATCAAAAAAGATGATATTGATACCGATATGATTTTCCACAACCGCTATCTTACCATCACCGACATCAAAGAAATGGGACAGTATGCCTTCGACAATCTGGAAGGCTACAAAGATTTTGCAAAAAAAGCACAACCCGGAGATATTGTAGTTACTACCAAAAACTTCGGTGCAGGCAGCTCCCGCCAGCAGGCAGTGGATTGTTTTCTCTCTCTTGGCATTTCCTGCATCCTAGCTGAATCATATGGTGCTATTTACGAACGTAATGCTATTAATGCAGCCTTGCCTATCCTTACTTACAAACCCGGTAAAATGGAAGAAATCGCATTGGAAGAAGGAGACAAAATCCGTGTGAATTTCCTTACCGGAGAAATTACCAACATCACCAAAAACAGGAATACCTTAATTAATAGGTTTTACAACGTCCAGACCAAAATTTATCAAAACGATGGGTTGTTGTAA
- a CDS encoding HDIG domain-containing protein — protein sequence MTDRVKKLWPELEWINNADLREKVAATWELALQQSVLTTKDLETIPFTLLCGPDLKVSFMAHKRCVVHVAKESGEKMNAFFKEDLPVNMDVLIAGAILADVGKLLEYELKDGKSVQGKYGKYLRHPFSGVSLAEKCGVPPEVCHIIATHAGEGDMVKRTTEAYVVHHSDFMTFEPFRDRLKF from the coding sequence ATGACAGATAGAGTAAAAAAACTCTGGCCCGAACTGGAGTGGATAAACAATGCTGACCTGAGAGAAAAGGTAGCTGCTACCTGGGAACTTGCTTTGCAACAAAGCGTTCTTACCACCAAAGACCTGGAAACTATCCCATTCACCTTGCTGTGTGGTCCCGATTTAAAAGTGAGTTTTATGGCGCACAAGCGTTGCGTGGTTCACGTGGCAAAAGAAAGCGGAGAAAAAATGAATGCTTTCTTCAAAGAAGATTTACCTGTAAATATGGATGTTCTGATTGCCGGAGCCATTCTTGCCGACGTTGGTAAATTACTTGAATATGAATTAAAAGATGGAAAATCTGTACAGGGAAAATATGGCAAATACCTGCGCCATCCTTTTTCCGGAGTTTCTCTTGCCGAAAAATGCGGAGTTCCTCCAGAAGTTTGCCATATCATTGCTACCCACGCTGGTGAAGGCGATATGGTAAAACGTACCACCGAAGCTTATGTAGTTCACCATTCCGACTTTATGACTTTTGAACCCTTTCGTGATCGTCTAAAATTTTAG
- a CDS encoding cold shock domain-containing protein: MKKEGKVKFFNESKGYGFIMDIASEKEYFVHASGLIDRIKEDDEVTFDLQEGKKGLNAVNVKLA, from the coding sequence ATGAAAAAAGAAGGAAAAGTAAAATTTTTTAACGAATCCAAAGGTTATGGATTCATTATGGACATTGCCTCTGAAAAAGAGTATTTCGTACATGCTTCCGGTTTAATTGACCGTATTAAAGAAGACGATGAAGTAACTTTTGATCTTCAAGAAGGCAAAAAAGGATTAAATGCAGTAAATGTAAAATTAGCATAG
- a CDS encoding pyrimidine/purine nucleoside phosphorylase — MFKSNEYFDGNVKSIAFATTDCPATVGVMAAGEYEFGTSTIEYMTVISGEMTVLLPNEKEWKTYRPFDTFIVAKDSKFKLKIPGDAAYLCRYK, encoded by the coding sequence ATGTTTAAATCCAACGAATATTTCGATGGAAATGTAAAATCCATCGCTTTTGCAACAACAGACTGTCCTGCAACCGTAGGCGTAATGGCTGCCGGTGAATACGAATTCGGCACTTCCACCATCGAATACATGACCGTGATTTCCGGGGAGATGACGGTTTTGCTTCCCAATGAAAAAGAATGGAAAACCTACCGTCCTTTTGATACTTTTATTGTTGCCAAGGACAGTAAATTTAAACTGAAAATTCCGGGCGATGCTGCGTATCTTTGCAGGTATAAATAA